One genomic segment of Theobroma cacao cultivar B97-61/B2 chromosome 6, Criollo_cocoa_genome_V2, whole genome shotgun sequence includes these proteins:
- the LOC18595791 gene encoding F-box protein CPR30 encodes MCPFPSDLITDILCRLPVKTLLRFKCVSKPWGSLIDDSDFVKIHLHQSLKTSTNIKLFLDNCVENDNEAYAVDFDSLCNLVQFPRPFTAEANKYQSRIFGSCNGLLAVYHRQEGIALWNPSTRKYHYLPTLGDDITMDHDILPGCGYDKNTILGFGYDVSNSDYKVVKMFRSKTQNCFKVMIYSLKANSWRRIKDCPYDIFTNYNDGAYVNGSLHWVGDEIDEFFGGKVIFALNLSTEEYFEVPEGDISFKKNKCGGDCTIFGYMNAGVLGGYLCVSRRYSTCSIEEHVNLWVMKEYGVKETWTELLHLSRDEWLTNIFHTRAIAYSRSGEKILLDDGGGCQPAWFNLGNETGETLCILGVPQCQRFSTIIYVESLVSVY; translated from the coding sequence ATGTGTCCTTTTCCATCGGATTTGATCACTGACATACTTTGTCGACTTCCCGTGAAGACACTACTTCGCTTCAAATGCGTGTCCAAGCCATGGGGTTCCCTCATAGATGACTCAGATTTCGTCAAAATCCATCTCCATCAGTCCTTGAAAACCAGCACCAATATCAAGCTCTTTCTTGATAATTGTGTAGAAAATGATAACGAGGCCTATGCAGTGGACTTCGACTCGCTGTGCAACTTGGTGCAATTTCCTCGTCCGTTTACAGCTGAAGCAAACAAATATCAGTCCAGAATATTTGGTTCTTGCAACGGTTTGCTTGCTGTATACCATCGTCAAGAAGGCATTGCTTTGTGGAATCCATCAACTAGAAAATACCATTATCTGCCAACATTAGGTGATGATATAACCATGGATCATGATATTCTACCTGGATGCGGGTATGACAAGAATACCATACTCGGATTTGGGTATGATGTCAGCAACAGCGATTACAAAGTAGTGAAAATGTTCAGATCCAAGACTCAAAATTGCTTCAAAGTTATGATTTATAGCCTGAAGGCTAATTCTTGGAGGAGGATTAAGGATTGCCCTTATGACATTTTTACTAATTACAATGACGGTGCTTATGTAAATGGTTCCCTGCATTGGGTAGGAGATGAAATAGATGAATTTTTTGGAGGTAAAGTGATCTTTGCTCTTAATCTTAGTACTGAAGAATATTTTGAGGTTCCTGAAGGTGACATAAGCTTCAAAAAGAACAAATGTGGCGGTGATTGTACAATTTTCGGTTACATGAATGCAGGGGTGCTGGGAGGATACTTATGCGTTTCCCGTCGGTACTCAACTTGTTCAATCGAGGAACATGTAAATTTATGGGTGATGAAGGAATACGGAGTCAAAGAGACTTGGACTGAACTACTTCATCTGTCACGAGACGAATGGCTGACGAATATATTTCACACTAGAGCTATAGCATATTCCAGGAGTGGTGAAAAGATATTGCTAGATGATGGCGGAGGTTGTCAACCTGCTTGGTTCAATCTGGGGAATGAAACAGGGGAGACTCTGTGTATTCTAGGGGTACCCCAATGCCAACGCTTTTCCACAATCATTTACGTGGAAAGCCTGGTTTCTGTCTATTAA